The Hydractinia symbiolongicarpus strain clone_291-10 chromosome 2, HSymV2.1, whole genome shotgun sequence genomic sequence ATCTACAAATTCCTCTATCGATTCCATCGAAATGATATCATCAGCCATATCCTTCCTCACAATATCATCAACCTTTTGCCCAAGTGCCTGGGCCGCTGCCTTACCCCTGTTGGGTGTAGTAACATAGTCGGGAAAACCCAACACTCGTACGAGATCCGCCTTTAATCTCTTAATCATCTCCCCGGCAGCTCACAACCCACTGCTGGACATCTCGCCCATAATGTACGCAGCCAAACCTACCACGCCCTGAGGGAAAACAAGGAGCTCAGTTCCCAGGAGTACCTAGGTTGCGATATTGCTACCCTGCAGGCCAATATTGACAAGCAGCTTTCCGAAGGTATGACCTTGAACGTAAGAGGTAACACATTGATCAAAAAAACCGCTCAGGTATCGAGAAAATTGCAATGCCCCGTCGCTTGCCGAGGTTGCTAGAAGATTGCGCTACACCAACACGCAACCCATGCGGGCGAGTGAGAACATTTCAAAAGGCAATCGTTTCGTCTCAAAATAAAGCATGGCGACAATAGCTGCTATCGTAGCAGATGCTGCGATCAATGCACTAGCATTCATTGGCACCAACTTCTTGTTTTCTAAACTTGCAGGGCACGGGGAGGCCGAACGGAAAAGATATGATTGGGCGATGGAAAAACTACAAGCAGCCCAAGCAAAGTGGGTACAAGATCGACAAGCCAAATTGGACTGGTTTAACAAGCAGGGGGAATTTCAGCTACAAGCGGGGAAGAGTCTTCGCGAGTTGGACGATGacctttataaatattatatagcCTCTAGCGAGAAGGTTCCAAAATTGTCCGACTATTATACACTCTCAAAGGAGCAACAGGATAGGGAACTCACCTTCATTCTTGGATCATTGTCTCTGCTAGGCTTTGTTGCATATAGGTATCTGTAGGAACGTTTTTCTGACATATAATAAATATGTCAGAAAAATCATCACATATCGTTACAGAGGATGAGGCGGAAAAGCTAAGCAATATCTACTATACACCAGAACATGTGTGGACCGGACGCGAGGCTATTAGATTACTCGCTGCAGAAGCTGGTCTATCCAAAATAAAGGCCACCCACTGGCTATCCAGGCAGCTCTTGTTTCTCAGGCATATCTAAGGCCCTAAAAAGATCGATTATCCACACTTCACCATTACAAGACCCAATGAGATGCTTCAATTCGATCTACTCTATATGCCTCACGATAGGGTATATGGAAACACCTACAAGTACATCCTGACAGAGATTGGCGTGGCCTCGAGATATAAGGTCGCGAGACCCCTACGTACCAAAAAGGCTAGCGAAGTCGCGGGGATAATTAAAGatatctacaaggcaggacctttACACTACCCAAAAACCTTCCAGTGTGATaacggtagtgagttcaagtcAGATTTAACCAAGCTGCTAGAGGACAAGGGGGTTGAGATTAAACGGGCTACCACAAAATACCACCACACGTTTACGGCCTTTGTAGAGTCGTATAACAAGGTACTTGCCGAAAGACTCTTCAAGCATCAGGATGCACAAGAGCTAGTCTCTGCGGAGCCTAGTACCATTAGGGTCAAGCACCTGTACACTATCGTGAAAAATCTAAATAACAgcaagactgccatgattgaCATGAAACCTAACAAGGCGATCAAACTCGAGGATGCATCACGCGCAAAAAGTCAGCAATATCCCTCGGAAAAACCCCATACCTGAGGATGGATTGTACTTGTATTTGCTACAACCAGGAGAAAAGCCCGCTTACTCTAAAAGACGCGCAACTGACGCCTTTTACAGCAAACATACTTACAGGTTGGACCATATTGTAGCAGGTAGTGGTGTCTTGTACTACCTAAAGGACGGTCCCGAAAGGAGCTTTGTGTCGGAAGAGTTGATGCTGATCACAGAGGACGTTTAAGTACCGCCGGATGTTATCAAGGAATGGCAATAGTTCTTCAGGAGTTCACCTAGGTCACTCAGATCTATTTCGTCATCCTCGTCATCATCTTCATTCGGATCTCTTACATTACAATATCGATATTTGGCTGGGCTTTGCCCTGCTGAGACTCCGTGCTGGGTTATGGGGTTTGTTTCCATACTTGTACCACAATACCCCAACTCCTATGGCGAGCACGGCTAAAGTCCCTACACCATAAAGGTATACATTGTCCATCGACTTACCGGGACCTGCGACAGGTTCTTGATCATCTGGTGAAGAAcctttgcccacgttcttctgtaGGTTGGCCTTGTTTTTCCGGTTTCATTtcgcaagtctcttgccagctgcaacacgaccctcgttcttcttggttatgacttggttatCAGACTCCTCACTCCTTTATACTCCTCTTTCTTCTTACCCATATGCCTCGCTGTATGCCCTGCTACCAAGATAGGCGCCAGACACCTCCCAATGGTGCAGTACACAAGGATCCCTAGATCCGTCATGCTATCCCGGATTATAGGATTCTCCTTAATGTTCCGGCGTAATTCGTCGACAGAGTCAATATCAACGATATTTTCAATCATGCTAGCATAGAGGCTGATCACGTGAGTAGACAGTGCCCATGCGGTTTTCTCCCCCTTTTCGTGGAGTTCTCGCTGTACATACTTGGCATGTACCTTTTCAATAGCCTCGTCAGGAGCCTTGTCAACGAACTCTTCTGTGCATTTTTTCGGCAAAAGGTGCTCCTTGCCTTTGCGTAGAGCTGTGTCGAATACTCGTGCGATATCAGACACTCTCTTTATTATACGCGATATCGAAAAAAGCAAAGCGCAATCATGGCATACGGTAGAGATATAGCGATATACAAACACACCTCCATTTATTTCCGGGTAGACGCCAGGCGGTAATGGCCCCTGGCAAGTGTTGTAATTTGATCAGGTTGCACGATTCATTTGTCATCTGCCCTTTTGAGTGCTAACTTCGATACCTCTTGGGTGTAGATTTCATGCCCTTGTTTTGAATAAGCACTTGGCTTTTGTAGACGTCAACGCCCTCCTCAAGACATCGCCGATAGTCATCGAAGGTGATAGACTTTTTAGTTACACATCTCTTTACACCCTTGGCTTTGCGATCACCGCCCTCTTTTGTAAGGCTCTTGTAGGCATATAGCTTGGCCCTAAGTGTGATGAACTCTGTCACAATCTTCCAATTTAACGTATCCTTCATGAGGCCTACGACCTTCTTGTTCTTCCCGGTAGGGAGAGGCCTGTTATCGTCCAGATTATAGGCACTCGTGTCGAAGCGTGTCTCGACATCTTGTGCAATATCGCGATAAAAGTCTTCTGTTCGTATGTGGTACACGAAGCTGTCCGTGTCCATGTAACAGAGCTGCAACTTGCTATCATATTTAGGTTGCATGAAATCGTAATGGAACTCATACATGACTAGCTTTGACAGATCAAGTATCACCTGGCCTATATACACCGGTTTGTTCATTTTGATCTCCGTCTTCCCCATTTCAACGCCTAGGAGGTGCTTGAAAAACCGGCTTCCACCCTTGAAATTTGGTTTCATTACAAGCTTCATATACTTGTCCTCGTTGGTGACCAGCTGAATGTTGCGGTGGTTCCTAATGTTCTCTATTTTGTCAAACACCGAGAGGTTCATCAGCTTGTAGAAATCCTTCTCAAACTCGTTTTTGGCAGCAGTTCTCAGCCTAGTGTTGTGATCGATATACCCCTTGAGCTAGGGCTTCTGGTTAAACTGGATTACCCTGCGTACCCTCTTCAATTCAAGCCCTTGTTTTATGGCCTCGTAAAGGGCCCTAATAGGTACAACGTACCTCCTCTTGTGTTCCAAATTTGGTACTAGTTTTTTAACCTTGTGTACCGTTGTGCGTTCGGGCAGGAACGACAACTCGTTATGTTTGCCATGCAACCTCTCGGGATAATCGATGTCAACCTCTAAAATGTACCCACGCCTATTGTCCCCAACGATCTTCTCAATTCGCTTTTCGGTAAAGGCCTCAACGTTCAACACCCATTTAAAGCCTGATATTGGGAGGTCTTGACGCATAGCCCAGCCGTATAGGTTATTGCTATCGATGTACTGGAGGTAGGATGATTCAACCTCTGGATCGTACTGGTCTCCCATATACTTATTGTTAGCCTTGGCATACCGGTGTACAGTTTGGGTTATACCTCCTCGGATTCCCTTCTcgaacatcaggagcatgtcaGGGTCCGTAAGGAGCTCTAACATGATTCCAGTATACTTGAGTGCCGCCTTCCATGCAAAACCAGGTGCACTGTAAAAGTGTGCAGGATCAAGCTTGTAGTTTGTCAAGCATACATCCCGAAACGTTTCAAACACTTCGGCTAATAGCAGGACGTCTGTGGTCAGGTACACATCGTGGTAGTCGCCCATGGTGACGCTATCAATCTCCGGGGTAATACAATTCCATACCTTTTTCGCATAATCATATTCCTCATCACTGATCCCACTCatattcagcttgctgtagaatGCCTCCTTGGGAGGTATCTCCGCCTCTTCAAATCGCTGCCAATGATCCATATACTCATACGGATAGACACCCTTTCTGCGCATGAGTTGAAACGTGTCATCCTCATTGAAAAACCAGCAAAGATTTTTGCACTGTTCATTgttgaggttgcttgccaatttgtccAGGCTATCCCAATCTATCCGAACCTAATCTCTATGGTCTTATACGTCTCACCATCCCCATATCCCATACCTCCAAGCGGTACCTTGATTTTAAAACTGATATATTTTTCGGTATTCTCCGCTATGCAACCAATGTCCTCGGTGTCATACTTTTCACCTAATTCCCTGATAAACAGGTGTGCGTCGTACCCGGAGACAATGTGGAAGATGACGGGTATATGGGCAGGTATCTTGTATCTGAGGTTTCAGATTGCGTGCGCTGCACCTCTATACAGCCCCGTATGGTCACTGACCTTACGGCTATACTCGCAGTCGTCAAACGGCTTCACGCAAATATGGCATGTCATGTTCCCTTTCAGGACCTCTGTTAGAGGCATCATGGGTTGCTGCGGGTAGGTATTGTCCTCCAGATGGTTGACGAAGCGGATTACACAGTCCTCACGCCTGTATACTTTTAGCGGATCTGGTACATCCCCATAGGCAAAGGTACTGTATGTACACCATCCAGATGGTACGTGCTTGCTTAGCTTTTTGGTTTTCGTACCCCTCGCATCTTCTACTAGTATTAGCAGGCTCTCAAAATTTGCACATATGGCAAAGGgtactttaaatttttgttggcCATCTCTATAGAATAGCCATTTCTCAGCCTCTGTTGGCATCATGATTTTAACTGCCTTTTGGTCCTTGCAGTAGCCATAATGCTTATCCCTCGATTCAACTGTAGGAAAGGCCTGTAGGCAGTTCAGGCAAAAGTGCATTGCATTCCTATTCTTCGAGGTCTCGTTGCCCAGGAGCATCGATAGACTTTTGACGGCTTTGTAGTGACTCTTCTTGTCATCTGTGATAAGCAGCAGATTCACCTGCTTGCCACGTCCGTTGTGCACCGATCGACGTAGGATGTTGATCTTCTTTCCCGTTATGTATAGGACGTTTACCGCAATCTCCTTATTATTCTCCTCGAACTTCTATATGCTCTTGGTGCTTGTCGGAAACTCTATACCCTCGCAATTATAGAGGTCTACGTAGGGTCTCAGCTTAGTGATTCTTTGTGGACCTCTTTCAATCTCGGGATGGTGTAGGGATGTTATAACATCCCACTTGAAACATTCCTCTTCTTCATTTTTTGGGTTAATAATGACCTTCTTAGAGGCTATCCATTTAGATTTATCTCGTTAGACGTAGCTTGTGGAGATCTATATCAAGGTATAGGATTCGACTAATCGTGAAACCACTTTGGGGTAGCGCGGGATGTTCTACGTGGGTTTTGATTTGAgcaaacatcctatccagcaCGTCGTCTATGTCGCTACCCTGGAAGATTGAAGCCATATTACTATTGAAGGTCTTCTTCACCTCAATGTACTCGTCGTTTGCTTCCCCCGGGTTTGTTATCTTCTTCCACATAATCCATAGGGACAACTGTACCTTTGCCGAGcccatatcttctacctggTTCTCAACCAAAGTTTTCACGTTGGGCTGCACCATCCCTATATACCCGTCTACGTCGGCTCCTCCTATGCCTGGAATGCGAAAACTTCGAAATGTCGTGTGgagagcatgcttatgttcctgggGCGTAAAATCTTGCCCCGGCAGATCATATAGATTGTGGATATCTTCTAGATAGTCTTCCCCGGCCTCCTGTTCGACTTCGTCGTGAAGCGTAGGTTTCGCGCTGGCTGCCCTATCATAGAGATCCATCACCCTACGTTTAAAGGCTGCATAGGTTCTCTTGACCCCCTTTTTTATAGGCTTTGGAACAGCGTCCACAAGCCAATTATACCACCCCTTCATCTTATCCCCGACAACGGAACGATTTTAGAGAGTTCCTGTCTCTCAAAAATGTCCATATCCTCTGGTGCTATATGTTTAGCTGGTTGTTTAGGTGGCCTCCAAGCGTAATGTGGTACATTCtccaataaagaaataaattcgGCCTTGCTAGCTTGTAATACCCCGTAAGTCCACGGCTTTTCAcgatatcacgtaattgtttcacagtgcgtgtgttcatttctttattgtatagaGTTTTTGTTTTATCAGAGGATTTCATTCTGCTCGACTAACGCGTCTTGACTGCACATGCGTTGACGATTAGCACTCTATAGGGGAATTCCCCTACTAGATGCGCCAGAATTTTttactcatttttgtatgattttCGATGTACGTAGTATACTAGGGAATTCCCCCTGCAGTATGCGCTAGAAACTTATTCATTTTGTatgatttgatgacgtcatcgcttTATGGGGACTTTACCCTACTACTGCATGGTACTGGATTTACCCCTTGAATTCCATGGCTCAACACCGTATGGTACCGGATATAGATAGAGATAGAAAgatagagatagatagatagatagaaatATTCATGCTCccgattttcaaattatttgctCCCTATGTAAAAATATTGCGCCCTGGATTCAAATTTAGGTTTGAATCCAGGGAGCATTGCTCCCGAAATTCAAATTGCGTGCTCCCTGTAACAATTCTCCTCCCAAAATTCAAATTTCATTTTGTATTCAGGGAGCAATGCTCCCGAAATGCAAATTGTCGATTTTGCATATCGGGAGCAGTGCTCCCGATTTTCAAATTACCGTAATCTTTTGAATAAACgcccggggcgtttattaaattttttgacattgttGGGGGCCTCTATTCGaagggggcgtttaaaagagggggcgtttattaattTCTTTACACTTTGTCTCctttgcagtttttaaggatacctataatatatatcttcacaacagaaaattaaagatattcacatgttttagagaatgaacttcaaaagcgaagaactaaatttccaaccttaaacctaagatttaggaaaaaaataagtaagtaactatacttttactatcgcctcgaataaacgccccttatgagggaggggcgtctattcgagggggtgTCTATTAgaaggggcgtttatttaaaaaataactaaaaaggaggggcgtctattcgaggggggcgtttaatagaagggggtgtttattcgaagcattacggaaGTGCTCCCGTGGTACAAAGCAATCAAGACAATAACAAACGGAGGATATCGAGTTTAACACAAACAGTGAATAGTGAAAGTTTACAGAGTAGGATTGTTTCTTGTTCTGTGTTGATTATTATATTTTCGCTTTTTTATTAATCTTTTTGCTTAACAAGCtgagaataaaataataatgaaagaAAGTATACCGAAATACGTTAGAACAGCCACTAAGTACTCTTTTCTAGGTAGCAAATTTTTTCAGCAGTTGTTTTACTGTCACTTTTTACGTACTGGTGGGGAAATTTTTACCCTTTTTTCTGGAATTATGATTCGATTTTTTCCTATTATTaatattgttatttaaaattatttaaaaatgtttatacaggataaaaACTTCAGTTGTGAAAACTGCTTTTGTCTTGCGTCAATGTGTATGTACGTATGTgtcaaaaattagtaaaattagaaaaaaattagtaaATTATATCTATCTAAAAATTATCGTTTAAAACAAAGTTTCAAAGTTGAATAAGTAAGGAAAAGGGAACTCGGGAAAAATGAAAAGGAAAATCAAAGGCACCACAGATGATGAAAGAAAAATGTGGACTGTACAGAAAGAGGCAGGCTAAGCAAAATGTTAAACAGAcacaaaaaacttcaaaaatcaTGATCATTCAACAAACTCTTAAAtccttgaatatttttttcgcgTTTTATATGCGAAGGGAGCTCATTATATAATTAGgcttcaaaataataaaatgactTGCTGTCGAAAGTTTTACTTTAGGAAGTTTTACTGAGGTATTCGAGCTTCTTGTGTTTACTTGGTGATTCACTTTTTCAAAGTAGTTTTCGAAATTAGCACAAAAATTTCCATCCAAACACTTCCTTACGAACATGCACGACTGTTTCAACACCTCGCTGTAAATGTACG encodes the following:
- the LOC130629941 gene encoding uncharacterized protein LOC130629941 — its product is MDHWQRFEEAEIPPKEAFYSKLNMSGISDEEYDYAKKVWNCITPEIDSVTMGDYHDVYLTTDVLLLAEVFETFRDVCLTNYKLDPAHFYSAPGFAWKAALKYTGIMLELLTDPDMLLMFEKGIRGGITQTVHRYAKANNKYMGDQYDPEVESSYLQYIDSNNLYGWAMRQDLPISGFKWVLNVEAFTEKRIEKIVGDNRRGYILEVDIDYPERLHGKHNELSFLPERTTVHKVKKLVPNLEHKRRLRTAAKNEFEKDFYKLMNLSVFDKIENIRNHRNIQLVTNEDKYMKLVMKPNFKGGSRFFKHLLGVEMGKTEIKMNKPVYIGQVILDLSKLVMYEFHYDFMQPKYDSKLQLCYMDTDSFVYHIRTEDFYRDIAQDVETRFDTSAYNLDDNRPLPTGKNKKVVGLMKDTLNWKIVTEFITLRAKLYAYKSLTKEGGDRKAKGVKRCVTKKSITFDDYRRCLEEGVDVYKSQVLIQNKGMKSTPKRYRS